The following are encoded together in the Bubalus kerabau isolate K-KA32 ecotype Philippines breed swamp buffalo chromosome 3, PCC_UOA_SB_1v2, whole genome shotgun sequence genome:
- the LOC129646178 gene encoding ras-related GTP-binding protein A-like, whose translation MPNTAMKKKVLLMGKSGSGKTSMRSIIFANYIACDTWRLGATISVEHSHIRFLGNLVLNLWDCGGQDTFMENYFTSQRDNIFRNVEVLIYVFDVESCELEEDMHYYQSCLEAILQNAPDAKIFCLVHKMDLVEEDQRDLIFKEREEDLRRLSRPLECACFRTSIWDETLYKAWSSIVYHLIPNVQQLEMNLRNFAQIIEADEVLLFERATFLVISHYQCKEQRDVHRFEKISNISQQFKLSCSKLATSFQSMEVRNSNFAAFINIFTSNTYVMVVMSDPSIPSAATLINIRNARKHFEKLEKVDGPKHSLLMH comes from the coding sequence ATGCCAAATACAGCCATGAAGAAAAAGGTGCTGTTAATGGGGAAGAGCGGGTCGGGGAAGACCAGCATGAGGTCGATTATCTTTGCCAATTACATCGCTTGTGACACCTGGCGCCTGGGTGCCACCATTTCTGTGGAGCACTCCCACATCCGATTCCTGGGCAACTTAGTGCTGAATCTGTGGGACTGTGGCGGTCAGGACACCTTCATGGAAAATTACTTCACCAGCCAGCGAGACAACATCTTCCGTAATGTCGAGGTTCTGATTTACGTGTTCGACGTGGAGAGCTGCGAACTGGAAGAGGACATGCATTATTACCAGTCGTGTCTGGAGGCCATCCTCCAGAACGCTCCTGATGCCAAAATCTTCTGCTTGGTGCACAAGATGGATCTGGTTGAGGAAGATCAGCGTGACCTGATTTTTAAAGAGCGAGAGGAAGACCTGAGGCGTTTGTCTCGCCCGCTGGAGTGTGCTTGTTTTCGAACGTCCATCTGGGATGAAACGCTCTACAAAGCCTGGTCCAGTATTGTCTATCATCTGATTCCAAATGTCCAGCAGCTGGAGATGAATCTCAGGAATTTTGCCCAGATTATTGAGGCCGATGAAGTTCTGCTGTTTGAAAGAGCCACGTTCTTGGTCATCTCCCATTACCAGTGCAAAGAGCAGCGTGATGTCCACCGATTCGAGAAGATCAGCAACATAAGTCAGCAGTTCAAGCTGAGCTGCAGTAAATTGGCCACTTCTTTCCAGAGCATGGAAGTTAGGAATTCTAACTTCGCTGCTTTCATCAACATCTTCACATCAAACACGTACGTGATGGTGGTTATGTCGGATCCGTCTATCCCTTCTGCGGCTACTCTGATCAACATTCGCAATGCCAGGAAACACTTTGAGAAGCTGGAGAAAGTGGATGGTCCCAAGCACAGCCTCCTTATGCATTGA